One genomic region from Dermacentor variabilis isolate Ectoservices chromosome 6, ASM5094787v1, whole genome shotgun sequence encodes:
- the TfIIEalpha gene encoding transcription factor IIEalpha: MEGGGEVVTEVPSSLKKLVRLTIRGFYSVEHVIVVDMLIRNPCVKEDDLADLLKLEKKQLRAVVAQLKSDRFVKVRLRMETGSDGKATRQNYYYINYKVFVNVVKYKLDHMRRKIETEERDSTSRASFRCTGCSKSFTDLEADRLLDFASGQFRCSYCCAPVEEDQAALPRQDSRLLLARFNDQIQPLYTLLRELDDVRLAPHLLEPEPTDLSAVLQQSRRAGGRASPTLQMQSGAHGRSRDGPWSGDATRHQGSGQGAGITVNLGEATPSAPSAPQREAPAWMVHSTVLDTPTAPVNVPEEVAPVISETGSRPHSAIMETLLAHEKQPVVQPPKDSSDSEDAQGMPEPVRDVAQSEEEEDDEEEEETQVMVEGKPVPLQDVTEEMVARMTSTEKEDYIRLRQELYSMMYD; the protein is encoded by the exons ATGGAAGGAGGTGGTGAGGTTGTGACAGAAGTGCCGAGTTCGCTCAAGAAGCTCGTCCGACTAACAATTCGGGGTTTCTACAGCGTGGAGCATGTAATCGTCGTCGATATGCTCATTCGAAACCCCTGCGTTAAGGAGGACGATCTGGCGGATCTCCTCAAGCTGGAGAAGAAGCAGCTGCGAGCCGTTGTCGCTCAGCTCAAAAGTGATCGCTTCGTCAAGGTCCGACTGCGGATGGAAACAGGTAGCGACGGCAAGGCGACCCGCCAAAACTACTACTACATAAACTACAAGGTTTTTGTGAACGTGGTCAAATACAAGCTCGATCACATGCGTCGTAAGATTGAGACCGAGGAGCGCGACTCGACAAGTCGCGCGTCGTTCCGTTGCACGGGCTGTTCCAAGAGCTTCACGGACCTAGAAGCGGACCGCTTGCTCGATTTCGCCAGCGGCCAGTTCCGTTGCAGCTACTGTTGCGCGCCGGTTGAAGAGGACCAGGCAGCTCTGCCGCGGCAGGACTCGCGTCTCCTGCTGGCGCGGTTCAACGATCAGATACAGCCCCTGTACACGCTTCTTCGCGAGTTGGACGACGTGCGACTCGCGCCGCATTTGCTCGAGCCCGAGCCGACGGACCTCAGCGCGGTGTTGCAGCAGAGCCGCCGTGCCGGGGGGCGCGCCAGTCCGACGCTCCAAATGCAGTCAGGCGCACATGGCCGGTCCAGGGATGGTCCCTGGAGTGGCGACGCCACGCGCCACCAAGGTTCGGGACAGGGCGCCGGCATCACCGTCAACCTGGGCGAAGCGACCCCTTCGGCTCCTTCGGCACCCCAGCGCGAGGCGCCAGCGTGGATGGTCCACAGTACAGTTCTCGACACGCCGACCGCG CCAGTTAATGTACCTGAAGAAGTGGCCCCTGTCATCTCTGAAACGGGATCACGGCCCCACAGTGCCATCATGGAAACACTATTGGCACACGAGAAGCAGCCTGTTGTGCAGCCACCAAAGGACTCAAGTGACTCGGAAGACGCCCAAG GTATGCCCGAGCCGGTGCGAGACGTTGCGCAgtctgaagaggaagaagacgatgaggaagaggaggagacCCAGGTTATGGTGGAAGGGAAGCCAGTGCCTTTGCAGGACGTCACAGAGGAAATGGTGGCCCGCATGACGAGCACCGAAAAAGAGGACTACATACGGCTCCGGCAAGAGCTGTACTCCATGATGTACGACTGA